CTTTTCCTTTTGGATCACGATAAGTCCCAAAAATTTCTGGAGACAATGCAGAAGATTCACGAAACCGAAAAAACACATAATCTCCACCGGATACATCTGACAAACAAATCCAATCCCAACCAGTTTCTCCCGTTGCTAAACTTGGAATAGATTTTGCGTTCTGTTCACTCCATTCATGATCCATCCAAGAATCTCCAGAAACAATGGTTTCTTGTTTTCCATCGAATGTCAGAGTTCCCTTTGTGTAAAGTCTCGGATAACTATAGTAATATGAAAATATATTGGGGTTTCGATTGGATTTAATCGACAGACCATCTTTTCCATGTATCAATATCTTTCCATTTCCTTCTAAATCCAAATCTAAACTCAATTTTTTGGTTTTTGAGCTAGCTTTGATATGAAATTTATCTTTGGAAAGAATTTCCAAATGATAATCTCCGCTATAAATAGTTTTATCAGTATATCCGGAAAGATCACCTATCGTTCGTTTTATGGTTTGAGATGTTTTGTGTTTTTGGGTCGTAAAATTGGAAATCGCAAAATGAACAGGAAATACTTCTGGATTCCAATCAGGATCGTTTGAAATTTTTAAACGAAAAAAAGACAATTCATACCCATATCGATTCCCAGAAGTGGATTCCAAATGCCCAACAAAATAACACCATTCCAAACCAAAATCAGAATGAAAAGAATGATCCTTTGGAAAACTAAAATGAAAAAAACAAACTGATAGAATTAAGATTTTTATTTTATTCATCAGGCAAAGACTCCCACTTTCTTTCAAGTGGAAGGATATGAAGGTAGGATTCTTCAATTCGTTTCATCTTTTCTATCACATCTTTCATTTTTTTCTTTTGGTTTAGTTTTCGATATAATTGTGCCAAGTTATATAAGTTAGATAGATTCGAATCGTTGATGGAATGAGCTTTTTTCCATTCAATCTCCGCTTTATCAAACATTTCTATTTGATAATAACAATAACCCAAAACCGAATGGGATTTGTAATGATTGGTTTTAAATTTGTTATAGGACTCTAATAAAGAAATTGCTTTTTCATAATTTCCATTATAAGCAAGTGCCTTCCCATAAAAAAGTTGTGTGTCTAGTTCACGCGGCAAAATTTGATGGGCTTGTTCATAAAAAAACAAAGCATCTTTATAATTTTTATTTCGATAAACTTCATCTCCTTTGGCCTTAATGACATTGAACTCTGCAAGTCTCGGAGATAACTGTAGACCCAAAAGAGTGATATCATCCATTGGATCTGTTCCCATCGTAAATTCTTTATGATTCGATAAAATAAATTCGACTGTTTCCTGAATCGATTTTTCAGCACAAGATTCTATGATTTGAATTAATTTAGTTTCTCCATACTGAATCCCTTTGTCATTTTCTGCTTCCGTGAGTCCATCGGTGTATAAAAACAATTTATCACCCGGCTCCAATTGAATTTGAAAGTCTTGGAAAGTATCACCGGCATCAGGAAACATTCCAAGGAAAGTTCCGTCCCCTTCACAAATTTCTGCCTGTTTGGTTTTGGCACGATAGAGTATAGGTCTCGGATGTCCGGCAACAGAATAAATGACTTTATAATCATCATGGATCAAAACATAAACACAGGTTGTATATCCTTGTTGTTTCACTAAATCCAAAAATTCTCTGTTGATCAGTTTAAAAGTTTCAGATGGTTTTGTTTTTTTAAAATTAGAAAACAATAACTTAGATAAGGCGGTAATAAAAGCTGCCGGAACACCATGGCCAGATACATCACAAACAGCCACTCCTAACTTATTCGTATGATATGGAAAATAATCGTAATAATCCCCGCTCACCTCCTGCATTGGAGTAAACCCTGTCCAAAATTGGATACCGTTCCAATCGGGGATGATTTCTGGAATTAGACCTTTCTGAATATTTTTTGCAAGTCGTAAGTCTTTTGCCATGGAGAGTTGTTTTTTTTCCAACTCTTGTTTGAAAGATTTTAATACTTCAACAGCAGCTTCCAGATCTCTGTTTTCAATGGCGAGTTCTCTTGACCTTCGAACCACATCTTTAAC
This genomic stretch from Leptospira meyeri harbors:
- a CDS encoding carotenoid 1,2-hydratase — protein: MNKIKILILSVCFFHFSFPKDHSFHSDFGLEWCYFVGHLESTSGNRYGYELSFFRLKISNDPDWNPEVFPVHFAISNFTTQKHKTSQTIKRTIGDLSGYTDKTIYSGDYHLEILSKDKFHIKASSKTKKLSLDLDLEGNGKILIHGKDGLSIKSNRNPNIFSYYYSYPRLYTKGTLTFDGKQETIVSGDSWMDHEWSEQNAKSIPSLATGETGWDWICLSDVSGGDYVFFRFRESSALSPEIFGTYRDPKGKVTSWTKPGQIQMESAGHIWKSPNTKIEYPLQWKIKYPEGEWLVSPIFNEQEFDGTKTTATIYWEGGVVAKDPIQKKSAKGYLELKGYKKPKEWWEF
- a CDS encoding SpoIIE family protein phosphatase encodes the protein MYQRENHLSRHTNPFPEILDDIVYNRILKDPNYWISQELEDKIINIVSQSLDISGILYHLGTESLITNAYDLLPLDDSRIDLEEMICRLPILIGRLTRVVYLNVKTLSDHKVLFVFKYLPEYQEKWYDAVFFQGMLNGLAVLFELKTFAIRMTKTKLFGIHVSHKELGEDIQFGADSNEYELEWSEDNLFLSRSRLTKDDVSNRHRVMVTSRIDSQLEEISIVDVKDVVRRSRELAIENRDLEAAVEVLKSFKQELEKKQLSMAKDLRLAKNIQKGLIPEIIPDWNGIQFWTGFTPMQEVSGDYYDYFPYHTNKLGVAVCDVSGHGVPAAFITALSKLLFSNFKKTKPSETFKLINREFLDLVKQQGYTTCVYVLIHDDYKVIYSVAGHPRPILYRAKTKQAEICEGDGTFLGMFPDAGDTFQDFQIQLEPGDKLFLYTDGLTEAENDKGIQYGETKLIQIIESCAEKSIQETVEFILSNHKEFTMGTDPMDDITLLGLQLSPRLAEFNVIKAKGDEVYRNKNYKDALFFYEQAHQILPRELDTQLFYGKALAYNGNYEKAISLLESYNKFKTNHYKSHSVLGYCYYQIEMFDKAEIEWKKAHSINDSNLSNLYNLAQLYRKLNQKKKMKDVIEKMKRIEESYLHILPLERKWESLPDE